From one Gossypium hirsutum isolate 1008001.06 chromosome D08, Gossypium_hirsutum_v2.1, whole genome shotgun sequence genomic stretch:
- the LOC107913203 gene encoding uncharacterized protein has protein sequence MKSMCFSFAIAAEAIPNSNHLHRPLTPPYPPSILTPNFPLKRTQTSLLPLRSQSSSEPPANQQGQDPENLVEDLRIPDHWLLPSKALEESEWLRVTLHKWLDDEYCPEETNVEISNVAARSYYHSLLHKQTDVGEILLKMARELESISYQESFHGPFSSANAAVSLIIQRIEQL, from the exons ATGAAATCCATGTGTTTTTCCTTTGCAATCGCTGCAGAAGCCATCCCAAATTCCAATCATCTTCATCGTCCACTAACTCCTCCTTACCCCCCGTCAATTCTAACCCCTAATTTTCCTCTCAAAAGAACCCAAACTTCTCTCCTCCCTCTAAGATCTCAATCTTCTTCAGAGCCACCAGCGAATCAACAAGGACAAGACCCAGAAAACCTAGTTGAAGACCTGAGAATCCCGGACCACTGGTTACTCCCTTCAAAGGCCTTGGAG GAATCCGAATGGCTCAGAGTTACCCTGCACAAGTGGTTAGATGATGAATACTGCCCAGAGGAAACAAATGTGGAGATCAGCAATGTGGCTGCCCGCTCCTATTATCACTCTTTGTTACACAAACAAACCGACGTGGGTGAGATTCTTTTGAAGATGGCTAGGGAACTAGAATCCATTTCTTATCAGGAAAGCTTTCATGGGCCATTCTCTTCAGCAAATGCTGCTGTTAGCTTAATCATCCAAAGAATAGAGCAGCTGTAG
- the LOC107913198 gene encoding zerumbone synthase produces MVLTWLLKNIAHHIPTFPVSLSILKEHNISLIESMLRIGFRNIINGFICRASLPQSFYNRELSTQTGRLKGKIALITGAASGIGKAAAAKFISNGAKVVIADIQHQLGQATANELGPNATFIPCDVTKESDVSDAVDFTISKHKRLDVMYNNAGVPCYTPPSIVDLDLAVFDRVMGINVRGVLAGIKHASRVMIPSRTGSILCTASVTGMMGGLSQHTYSVSKSAVIGIVKSMAAELCQYGIRINCISPFAVPTPFALDELSQIYPQIDAEQLVKMIHSFGVLGKATLEPGDVADAAVYLASDDAKYVSGHNLVVDGGFTSFKRLELPKS; encoded by the exons ATGGTCCTCACTTGGCTTCTCAAAAATATAGCTCACCACATCCCCACCTTCCCCGTCTCTCTCTCCATCCTTAAAGAACACAATATTTCCCTCATAGAGAGCATGTTGAGGATTGGATTCAG AAACATCATTAATGGCTTCATATGTAGAGCCTCACTTCCTCAGAGCTTTTATAACAGGGAATTATCGACACAAACCGGAAG GCTGAAAGGCAAAATAGCATTGATCACTGGGGCAGCAAGCGGTATCGGGAAGGCAGCTGCAGCAAAATTCATCAGTAATGGTGCCAAAGTCGTCATTGCTGATATACAACACCAACTAGGGCAAGCAACGGCGAATGAGCTTGGACCCAATGCTACTTTTATACCCTGTGACGTAACGAAAGAATCAGATGTATCCGATGCTGTTGACTTTACCATCTCCAAACACAAACGACTGGATGTTATGTACAATAATGCTGGGGTACCTTGCTACACGCCTCCGAGCATTGTGGACCTTGACCTTGCCGTTTTTGACAGAGTTATGGGCATCAATGTGCGAGGAGTCTTGGCCGGGATCAAACACGCTTCGCGTGTGATGATCCCTAGTAGAACTGGCTCCATTCTGTGCACAGCTAGCGTAACCGGAATGATGGGTGGACTATCTCAACATACTTACAGTGTGTCCAAGTCTGCTGTCATAGGAATTGTTAAGTCCATGGCAGCTGAGCTATGCCAGTACGGAATCCGTATCAACTGCATATCACCTTTTGCAGTTCCGACTCCATTTGCACTAGATGAGTTGAGCCAGATTTATCCACAAATTGATGCCGAGCAGCTCGTCAAAATGATACATAGTTTTGGTGTGCTAGGCAAAGCAACATTGGAACCAGGTGATGTAGCCGATGCCGCAGTCTATCTTGCATCAGATGATGCAAAGTATGTTAGTGGGCATAATTTGGTGGTAGATGGAGGTTTTACATCATTTAAGAGATTGGAACTTCCTAAGAGCTAA
- the LOC107907666 gene encoding auxin response factor 23, translating to MEQVEAYMSEDGTMEMPIYNLPWKILCRVLHVELKVERDTDEIFAEIILLPEAEQDEQRMEHRYYRASPRENYSRYFSKKLTPSDIKTHGGFSIPKRHANDGCLPLLDMSQEIPQQELLATDLLGHPWYFRHVFRGYPKRNLLTTGWSTFVTSKKLAAGDSFIFLRGENGEFGVGVRRSMTKLLNSPSPSIISAHSVRHGILASAFHAFATRSIFNVYYRPWARSSEFITPLDQYIKAVQFDYCFGTRCRMRVEGGESGEQRSLGTIIGTEDLDPIRWQNSKWRCVKVKWDPTASSVLLPKRVCPWSIDLTEFTKKKKASTLHHQKRARPNNASSPEFSSLLMDGMLHGTAKNQSQSSSGVLQGQEDSATCVNQSSVLQQSLPHLLPQDPGSASMQQQMHKQLQIQIPTCDRFYQCSSSTGHFSGRKVPGLCNGLSTISSNRVHDDARATKNGTSLSRPNGSHRCMVFGVNLFNGSPKLPSPQVLTSSEVQRLCSTPLTSQSSVSIASKGISSKQCNNCCSVGDRTCTKVLKYGTNLGRSVDLYRFNGYKGLILELDHMFDFNGKLIDGSSGWHITYTDEDGDMMLIGDPYPWQKFQHEVRRMVIRPKEEINRLNPSSPSSASY from the exons ATGGAACAG GTTGAGGCATACATGAGCGAAGATGGCACTATGGAAATGCCcatctacaatttaccttggaAGATCCTCTGCAGGGTTTTGCATGTTGAGCTTAAG GTTGAACGTGACACAGATGAGATCTTTGCAGAAATTATTTTGCTTCCAGAGGCAGAG CAAGATGAGCAAAGAATGGAGCATAGATATTATCGAGCGTCACCTCGGGAAAATTATTCTCGTTACTTTAGTAAGAAGCTAACTCCATCGGATATAAAGACACACGGTGGATTCTCTATCCCAAAGCGGCATGCCAATGATGGGTGTCTTCCgctcttg GACATGTCTCAGGAAATCCCCCAGCAGGAACTGCTCGCAACTGACTTGCTTGGTCATCCATGGTACTTTCGACATGTTTTTCGTG GCTATCCAAAAAGAAATTTGCTTACCACCGGTTGGAGTACCTTTGTCACCTCGAAGAAGCTTGCTGCTGGGGATTCATTTATCTTTCTAAG AGGGGAAAATGGAGAGTTCGGTGTTGGAGTTCGCCGATCAATGACAAAGCTACTGAACAGTCCATCTCCATCGATCATATCCGCTCACAGTGTGCGACATGGAATACTTGCCAGTGCTTTCCATGCCTTTGCAACCAGAAGCATCTTTAACGTCTACTACCGTCCTTG GGCAAGGTCTTCTGAATTTATCACTCCACTTGATCAGTATATAAAGGCGGTTCAATTTGACTACTGCTTCGGGACAAGATGTAGAATGCGAGTTGAAGGTGGAGAATCTGGGGAACAGAG ATCCCTTGGCACTATCATTGGCACTGAAGATCTCGATCCTATTAGATGGCAGAATTCCAAATGGAGATGTGTGAAG GTGAAATGGGATCCCACAGCGAGTTCGGTTTTGCTTCCCAAAAGAGTTTGTCCTTGGAGCATCGATCTCACGGAATTcaccaagaaaaagaaagcttCCACTCTGCATCATCAGAAGAGGGCTCGCCCCAACAACGCATCATCCCCTGAGTTTTCTAGCTTGCTTATGGATG GCATGTTGCATGGTACAGCTAAAAATCAATCTCAAAGTAGTTCAGGGGTCTTGCAAGGTCAAGAAGACAGTGCCACATGCGTGAATCAATCCAGTGTACTGCAACAATCATTGCCGCATCTTCTCCCGCAAGATCCTGGCTCTGCCTCAATGCAACAGCAGATGCATAAGCAACTACAAATTCAGATTCCGACCTGTGACCGATTTTATCAATGTTCCAGCAGCACAGGACACTTTTCTGGTAGGAAAGTACCAGGTTTGTGTAATGGGCTCTCAACAATCTCCTCTAACAGAGTTCATGATGATGCTCGTGCTACCAAAAACGGAACTTCTTTGTCCAGACCAAATGGCAGTCACAGATGCATGGTTTTCGGAGTAAATTTATTTAATGGCTCACCTAAGCTCCCTTCACCACAAGTTCTCACTTCTAGTGAGGTTCAACGTCTTTGCTCGACTCCTCTCACTTCTCAGTCGAGTGTTTCCATTGCTTCCAAGGGTATATCTAGCAAGCAATGCAACAACTGTTGCTCCGTCGGCGATCGAACTTGCACCAAA GTGCTCAAGTATGGAACTAATCTTGGAAGATCGGTTGATCTCTATCGATTCAACGGATACAAAGGCCTCATCCTTGAGCTTGATCATATGTTTGATTTCAACGGAAAGTTGATCGATGGAAGCAGCGGCTGGCACATAACCTATACCGATGAAGATGGGGATATGATGCTGATTGGAGATCCTTATCCATGGCA GAAATTTCAGCATGAAGTCCGAAGGATGGTTATCCGCCCAAAGGAAGAAATCAACAGACTGAATCCGAGCTCACCGAGTTCAGCATCTTACTGA
- the LOC107913211 gene encoding probable indole-3-pyruvate monooxygenase YUCCA10 yields MQEQPVIIIGAGPSGLATAASLNLHSIPYIILEREDCFASLWKKYAYDRLHLHLHKQFCQLPHLPFPHSYPRFISKQQFVSYLDDYVSHFKITPLYCRCVELAVFDEIIKEWTVKVRNLGSGEVEEFRGRFLVVASGEATDPYTPEIEGLKSFPGDVLHSTQFKNGKAFRDKNVLVVGSGNSGMEIAMDLANHGAKTSIVVRSPVHILSREMVYLGLNLLKYIPLNMVDWLMVMLSKLVYRELSKYGLSRPKEGPFFMKVADGKYPVLDVGTYSKIRSREIQVLPAILSVKGNEVVFENAESHAFDTIVFCTGFKRSTHIWLKGDDYLLNDDGIPKPSFPNHWKGKNGLYCVGLSRRGLYGAGFDARNIADDIKSLLK; encoded by the exons ATGCAAGAACAACCGGTCATTATCATCGGAGCCGGCCCCTCAGGGTTGGCTACCGCCGCTTCCCTTAACCTCCACTCAATCCCTTACATCATCCTCGAAAGAGAGGATTGTTTCGCCTCCCTTTGGAAGAAATACGCCTACGATCGTCTCCACCTTCACTTACACAAGCAGTTCTGCCAGCTTCCCCATCTCCCTTTCCCTCACTCTTATCCCCGTTTCATCTCTAAGCAACAGTTCGTATCTTATTTGGACGACTACGTTTCTCATTTTAAGATCACCCCTTTGTACTGTCGATGCGTTGAGCTGGCTGTGTTCGATGAAATAATCAAGGAATGGACCGTCAAGGTCAGGAACTTGGGTTCCGGCGAGGTCGAGGAGTTCAGGGGGAGGTTTTTGGTCGTCGCCAGTGGAGAAGCAACCGACCCTTACACACCTGAGATTGAAGGACTGAAATCGTTTCCTGGAGATGTTCTTCATTCAACCCAGTTCAAAAATGGGAAGGCGTTTAGAGACAAGAACGTTTTGGTTGTTGGGTCAGGCAATTCCGGCATGGAGATCGCCATGGACCTCGCGAATCACGGTGCCAAAACATCCATCGTCGTTCGCAGCCCg GTTCATATACTTTCGAGGGAAATGGTTTACTTGGGGTTGAATCTGTTGAAGTATATACCATTAAACATGGTGGACTGGTTGATGGTCATGCTTAGCAAGCTGGTTTACAGGGAGTTGAGTAAGTACGGGCTTAGCAGGCCTAAGGAGGGTCCATTTTTCATGAAAGTTGCCGACGGCAAGTACCCTGTTTTGGATGTCGGAACCTATAGCAAGATCAGGTCCCGGGAGATTCAG GTATTGCCGGCTATATTGAGTGTAAAAGGCAATGAAGTGGTGTTCGAGAACGCCGAATCACATGCCTTCGACACAATTGTGTTCTGCACTGGATTCAAGCGCTCCACACATATCTGGCTTAAG GGAGATGATTACCTGCTGAACGATGACGGAATTCCAAAACCAAGTTTCCCGAACCATTGGAAGGGAAAGAATGGATTGTACTGTGTCGGATTGTCGAGAAGGGGCTTGTATGGGGCAGGCTTTGATGCACGAAACATAGCCGATGATATCAAGTCTCTTCTAAAATGA